TATGACAATGCTGTGGAAACGCCTGAAAGACGACAAGAACTGGAGACACATCCACaaggtgaggaagaggaagaacaagaagaagatcaaCGTCCATTTTACAGCAACTAATAAGTGCCCAGTATCAGCCTGCTATGTCAGAGTAACCCATAATCTTTAACACAGTAGCAACAATAATTGCTTTCCTTCTTATGATGTCATGTTAAATGCTATCAtatttgattaaaacatttagatCTTACATTGGAGTGTCTATGTCTGTCTATTTTTTGTTACTGTAGTTGTTCTGGCCTGTTAATTCTGCAATTATATAGAAACTTGTGTGATTaatctatatacagtatactgtttCACATAAACGAGTTTaatgttgtgctgtttgtatAACAGTCCCTAACACTGCTGGAGTACCTGTTAAAGACTGGTGATGATCGTGTGcttctgaaaatgaaagacaacATCTACATCGTCAAAGCCCTCACGGAGTACCGCTTTGTAGAAAAGGATGGCAAAGATCAGGTAATGCAAACATCCTGATAATACATAAAACATGCATGTCTTTTGAAATCTATTAAAATGGTTGCATGTCGTGCATTAACAATATCTATTATCAACACTGTAAAATTCATATCATCAGATTGATCTTAACCTCTAGGCTAGATTCTGTTTAAAGTGCATTTTTCAGGCCAAGGTGGGATTTAGGTGAAATGGtctaatgtaataatatttgttgcagggtgtgaatgtgagagaGAAAGCCAAAGTTGTTCTTGTTCTAATGGAGGATGACGAAAAActaaaggaagaaagagagttTGCCCGCAAGACCAGAGAGAAGACTTCAAAAGGTTCTGCTGGTGAGCCATTCTTTCTTACAGTACCCACAGTAACAACTGTTAAGTCTCTGTACCTACAAGTATCTCAGGtctcattcagtcattttaccATCATTTCTAACCAGCCTCATCGTCAGACACCATCAAGGATCCCAACTACAAACCATGCTACGTTCCTGGAACCACAGGGCTTCCATCCTTGGACAATATTCCCTCAGTGGCCGACTTGACTGCTTCCTTCACCGCCCGCAAAGAGGAGAGGCTTAGACAGGAAGCTGAGAAGAAAGAAGTAGAGAGGAGGGTGAGCATGTAGCAAGCGTCGTACTCAGCTGTGGACCACAGTAGAATCAACAGTAGATTATCACAATGCCGTTCAGTACTATAGTACCAGGAACTGTAGCCTCAAAAATAATCTTAGAGTTACATTAGTAGTTCACAAAATGTTTGGAGGTCACTAAAGTCTGCATGTCTGTTGAGCCATTAGTGTTTATGTGGATATGTATATTCTTGCAATGTCCTAGGCCAAGATGAGTGAAGATGAGCTGAAATGGGAAGATGCAGGCAAAGACAATGGAGTTAAAGACAATGCTTGggcaggagaaaaagaagaggtaAAAACAGACCCATGGGGCGCCTCCAAAGAACCTAAAGAGGCCACAGATCCATGGGGCACACCCACAAGACCTGACACAACCGAGGCAGCGGGTAGCAGTGATCCTTGGGGGGGTGCAGCTAAAACAGAAGAAGATCCCTTTGCAGCACCAGAAACAGATGAAGATGCATTTGCTGCACCAAAGAATGGAGAAGATCCTTTTGGAGCaccaaaagacaaagaggatCCATTTGCTGCTCCACAAGATAAACCAGATCCCTTCAGTTCATCAAACAATGATCCATTTACTACACCCAAAGACGATCCATTCAGTGCCCCAAAGGATGATCCATTCAACGCCCCAAAGGATGATCCATTCAACGCCCCAAAGGATGATCCATTCAGTGCCCCAAAGGATGATCCATTCAATGCCCCAAAGGATGATCCATTCAATGCCCCAAAGGATGATCCATTCAACGCCCCAAAGGATGATCCATTCAGTGCCCCAAAAGATGATCCATTCAACGCCCCAAAGGATGATCCATTCAACGCCCCAAAGGATGATCCATTCAACGCCCCAAAGGATGATCCATTCAACGCCCCAAAGGATGATCCATTCAACGCCCCAAAGGATGATCCATTCAACGCCCCAAAGGATGATCCCTTCAACGCCCCAAAGGATGATCCATTCAACGCCCCAAAGGATGATCCATTCAACGCCCCAAAGGATGATCCCTTCACTGCTCCAGCATCAACACCCCCAAAAGAAGACCCATTTGCAGTACCAGCCTCAACTAAAGATGACACCTTTACTGCTCCCACAACACCACCTAAAGAGGACCCTTTCTCTGCACCCACTAAAACTTCACAGGATGATCCCTTTGCTGCACCAACAACACCCCCTAAAGAGGATCCTTTCTCTGCACCTCCAAAAGATGACCCTttcactgcagcaacaacacCCCCTAAAGGTGACCCATTCTCAGTGCCATCCAGTCCCCCAAAAGATGATGCCTCAGATCCGTTCAGTGCCCCACCAGTGAGCTCACCCCAAAGTGGTAAAGATACATGGGACACCCCAGCCAGGTCTCCACCTGCCACTGCGTCAGATCTTTGGGGTGCACCAGTACCTTCAAAGGAAACAAAGGGTGTTGATCCCTGGGGAGATGGTGCAAGTGCTTCATCATCCGTTGATAATTCTGATCCATTTGGGGATGCTTCTAAACCAGACAATGACCCCTGGGGAGCCCCAGgtaagaaacaaataaatatgtgcATGAAGCTTCTGCCTGTGGTTTAAGAATATTTCTACCTCGACAAGTCAGTCAGTAATTTTTATCATGGTTTATACCTACATCCTTCAGTAAATGAGACTTGTTGAAGTTATATTTGTCAAGTTGCTGTATATAGGGACAGGGGAAGCATAACCCAATTATCCAAATCAGAATCAAAGCTAAGGGAAAACTAGAAAAGGCTCAAAGTCAATGACCAGAAGTCAGCGAAGTTGATAAAGATCAAGGCAAGACAATTTACTTCTAGTATCACTGACTTTTTGTAGGAAATGTGAGCTGCCTGCCATTTTAGATTTATCTCCCATGACAAATCTCAATCCTGTTCATTGAAGCACGTTTTTTGttgtaggaaaaaaaacagtagacAAAAATAATCATGTTCTCTATATTGGGGTTGCGTCCTCTTTGAGCATGCTTCTTCTACTTTCTACTTCTACATCTAGCTGCAGCTCCACTTAGTGCAGATGATGCGTGGGGATCACCTGCTCCACCCTCAGTCTCCTCCCCATCTAACGACCCATTTGGAGACGGAGCATCTAAAACCAGTGATCCCTGGGGTGCACCAACTAATGCAACTACCAATGGCACTGGTAAGTCGAACTCTGCACTCTGCCTCCCCAACCATCCATTATTCATGAAAGTGAAAACTCATTGTCTGCTTTGTACTCAGCTATTAAATCCCTCAACAAAATCAATGTAGTCTTCGTTCTCAGTGGCTCACATTTGTACTTGTTTATAATCAGTGGCACTCTATGCTAGTTGCGTgcacttgtgtttgtgtccattaATTTCTAATTCTGCACTTTGCTTATATactttgctgtgcatgtgtgaccttttcttcattttcatcaaTTTCATCTCCATTTCCCATCTCTTGGCTTAACAACTTTGATCAATTAACCTTCTCTTCCgctttgctctctctttctccctgacCTGTCCCCAAAAGAAAACACCTTTTAGAGTAGAACTGGACCTGTATTCTTTTGCAGGaaagcaaacacagcaggaagaggagatgTATAAAAAGACTGCTTCGTTCTTGGGCTCTGCAGGAGCGTCGCTGGTAGACTTGGACGATCTGTTTTCCTCTGACCCCAAACCGAAACAGCGTCCTCTTACCAACACGCTCGCCGCCCAGACACAAGCCATCGGTAAGGACAGAAAAGTGCTTCAGTCTGGGTAAAAACGAAGGCTTCACATTGAACTATACAGGGTGCATTTGATTCAGATGGATGCATGCCCAACCTCAAAGACTGACAAGTCACTGAGATGCTAAACATCAGTTGCTCATGATGATGTAAAAAATGCGTTCCTCTACTGTGCAGTTGAAgtccacagagacagagagagaagggggtgGAGAGAGTGTGactgatgaataaataataattaataggTTTGTATGGAAAAGGTTATTGTGATGATTTGTTGCCCAACCACCCTCCTCCCCTGTGGTCTCTAGTGTATAGATGTtacattgttgtgtgtgtgtgtggtcattaGTGACTTGTATAGAGACTAGTGTATATTAACCagcagatatactgtataactcttctcacccctctctctgctctgctttggtGCATTTCCTCTTTGCTGGAATGCTTCAAACTGTAAATCCTTCCCTTCATCTTTCCATCCTCCTTTTACTGCTAATTTCCCAGGCATGTTCAAAGCCAGGGGCACGGCATCTGGCCCTGCAGTCAGATCAGGGGCTGTTGCAGGGGTATCCCTGCCTGAAGGATCAGCCCTGTCTGGCAATCCTTTTGGTTCCACCTTTGCAGCATCCTATGGTGCACCATCAGCCACGTTTGGAGCTGCTAGTCCTTCTACTGAAACTCCCCTGTTTCAGCAACCATTCCAAACCATGGCGGCGTCTCAGTCTGGATTAAATATGATGCAATCAGCTCAGATGCCTCCTCCATGTTCAGCCACTGGATTCATACAACCTGTTTCTTTTGGAGGGAGTCCACAAATGGGACTTAACATGAGCCCCACCTGTGGAAGAGTGGTGCAATCCAGATCTGCGATGGTGAATCCAGTGGCAGATGCGTATTTATTGGGAACAGGAATGGGTCAGTCAGATTTTTTTGGAGGGGGTCACCAAGCAGGAGTGGCTCAGTTGGGCAGTTCCACCTCACAGGCCGGAGTTGGACTCCCCCTGCAGCCACAATTGGTCTCAGGCAACGAAAATACTAATCCATTCCTGTTCTGATATGTGATCTGTGTGATTTGGATTATGTGAGCAGATAGTCGAGGTAGTTTTAGATGGTTTTACCCTCTGAAAGTGTATGCTCCTTTGATTATACATCATAATATTACTGATGGGTTCTTTCCAGATAGTCACTGGGCTCAGTCATCTTCATTATTTAATGATAAACCAAGATGAGGCTTGAAACATGCAGGAGACAGACTACCACTTTAACTAAAATCTTAATTATCTGTGTCTATCACCTTCGTTTTCTATTCAAAGCCTGATGTTCGCAGCTGTTGATTTTTAAGTCTTAGATGTTAGAGCATCATCTAATACAATAAAACGTGAGGGTTTAGAAActacagtcatttatttaaaatattcaagGGTCCCAATTCACAGGTATATCAATTATGGACTAGTCCATATTTGGCTGTTAATCAGTCTTAACAGAGTTAACACCAACATTGATTCAGTTTGCTGCCATTTATAGCAAAGAAGACAAGTTACAAACCAAGACAGTGGTGTTAGTTTTCACAACAATCCAGTCTGAATGCTTTAGTTGGTGGCCTGGAATCAAGGGGTGACCTGGATCTAGGAAGCAAACACTTTTAAGGGCAAAACCATGTGATGATGCTTCGGTTAAACCCATCAGCTCCTGAGCTGACACTTGCCTCCTATTCAGTCCTTCAGATCTAGAAAGGCCCAACAGTAAAAATTATGCatataaactaaatgttaatgtactTCTACTTTGAAATCAATCTATTAGACCAGCCAGTTAATATTTTCATGCACAAGCAGAGAGAATCGGAGTGTCTGTGTGGGAATTCATCACTGTAGGTTtcattaagtgtgtgtgtgtttgtacaacgcaggagtgtgtgtgtatttctgacctgtgtgcacacagtgaTGTAAATAGTGGAAGTAATCACAGATAAACcttgaaatatactgtatatcagagTGTTACAATCAtgagtaaatatttatttgtctatttATTGATGAATTTATTGCTCGATTATTGATTAATGCAACAGCAGCCTCCTACAAAAGCAAGTTCAGGtgaattattcttatttttccAGTGTCAGTATGAGACAGGTTGACCCGATGGTGTCGAACACACGTGATGTTGagtctgattggctgttcaaacattttcagtcaACTCAGTAACCAATGGTggctttatttttctgtgtagcTCTGTAGCCGTTACTGTATAATTGAACTTCTCTGTATCTCCTGGCATTAGACAAGaagcagaaatgtgttgttgtttgacaTTTAGCTGCAGTGTTTGCTAAATAAAAACCGAATTTGAACATATCAACTTCTTTATTATGCATGCTGCCTGAGTGGATCCTCCTCTCATCTGATTGGTGTGGGACTGATAAATATACTATTACTGCACACGCCAACGTTCAAAGTGAACAGTAACGGTATTAAATCAGAGTTCAGTAAATCAAACGCAGACAGGACAGATAACTTTGTCGTTCTTTGTGTCCTTTATGTATTTTTGATTCCTCACTGTGGGCACAGTTTCATGGCTCCAACGACATTATTAGAAAAGGATGAAAACTAGTCCACAACAATTAATATTTCtcaaattttaatttgtctgaactaatttattttgctttgtattGAAACTTAAAGCTGTGTTGTAAACTGTAGCAgtacattttagaaataaaaggATGCTGTAAGTGacagtattatatttattgCACATGTCCCAACGCAGATTTTCTCAACCTGGGTTATGACGTACGTTTGGTCACGTTTTATCTCACATTGATTAAGttgagtttttctgtgtattaagtgtaaaatataaataatttacctGCAGTCACCACAAGAGGGCCATAAATGCACatgtgatattttttatttacatattaaaagGAACTCATATTATTTGAATAATCagcatttattttgaaggaggaggaggactccTGAAAATCTAAAAGCATTTGAACTTACACCTTCATTTCAGGACAAAAAGACCTAATCAAACATCTTACTACATGTAGGACCCTGACCACTTCTGGATTAAACTTGTTGCTCTTCTAGTCCACTGGTTAAGTATGTGGGATATATTGTACACACAAATCATCATTGGTGTTGTTGTTCTCCTTTGATTTTGTCATTACAGTACTGTCTTCAATCAAACACTTCATGAATGAAAAGATCATTAAGCTACTTTAGTGTGTAGACCATCCCACTGGTGCCACAGGAAGGACAGACTTCCTCTGTCCTGAATatggacaaaacaagaaaattcaGACTGTTATGAACTTTACaactgtttagattttttatCCCAGTGATTTATCAGCTGTACTTTTGATTTAGCCTGAAAAAACTGTGGGAAACTGGAATTGCAGACCACACGATGGTGccataaagacaaaaagaaaataagaacaagTCTGATGAAAACCCTCCTCCGTTAATTATCAAATATTAATTATCAAATCCGATGGGTTCAGATGATTTTTTATCcgtatttctacattttaaaaattagaCCCCAACAAATATCCTGCTGACAGGAAATGAATGAGCAGGAAAGCTTCAGGAAATTTCTACAGGACTAAATCTCCATTTATTTAACCATTTTATTCTTCCGCCCATCCATTAATTAATCTTCTGCTTAATTTAGGAGAGTGTGGGGAGTAGAGTTGGTTCAGGCCACTACAGGATGAAATGCAGGATTGGCATCTGAGCCGGATCTGAGTCTCTCCATtcgtggagagagagagagagagagagagagagcttagTGTCTTAAACagccgagagagagagagagagagagagagagagagagagatcggGAGTTTGACAGTTAATCAGCATCGGTTACATTAGGACACGATGGTCAGTTGAGTTCTTATGTTGCCTTTTTGACACAGGACAACTTACATAATGCCTCCtccttttatatatatatatatataactgttttattttgcatttctgcttactagttacttttcagatttcagattaataatacaaataaatgacattatTATATGTTAAGATATGAGGTTAATAAAGTTGAAATTAGCTACACTTTTgtcaaatgaaacatttaagttatgaacacattaatgcataattagttttaaattatgtaatgaactgtaaattattatattaataattattagtaCCAGTGCATTACTGCTGGTACATGGATATTTAGCTCATAATActtttgtgcttttaattttttaagctGAGTTTTCCTGAAAACGTGGAGCCGCTCGGTGAGAATCGTGTGTAACGATGTTTAGTTAGACATGAAGTTTTTCGGTTAAGCTGAATTTTGTAAATTGAAGACAGCGATGGGAGCAGTCAAAGATTTAAAGATGCAGTCTTCACTGTTGTTAAAGAGTTGTGTACAGGAGGTTGCACATAGGTGCATTACAGATTCATGATCATGCATCAAGAactgtaataaacaaaacaacacatcaaCATATGAGGAAGGAGAGTCCAGATGTTGAAACACACCAGAAAGACACAGCGACACTGATCTGAGTGCTGCTTTATTTAGGTCATTGTGTGACATAGAGTCACCGTTGGGAGACAGATGTTGTTGTGCGTTGATCCTAagttgtgtgtgaagtgaaggaCTTTATCTAGTTAGAGACAAATGAgttttaaatcaaaaactacatttgaTTTTCTAGCTGGTTTAGATTCCAGCCAAACAAATTCATCTGAAGCACCAGAACCTGCAgagtagaaacagtagaaaccTGCTGGTTTTTGCATTTCCACTTTTAAGATTCAAATCAATAACTCTGCAGCCATGAGACTGATTAAACGCAGCCTTTACATACAGCTGCACCGATCTATGTTAAGAAGGGTCGAAGTTTactgagcagcagtgaaaacacaacactgtcGAGCATCTCGGTCCAAGCTGTTCCGCACCAAGCTGTGAGATTACTATAGGACCGGAGAGCAGGAGGGTtatgtgtgagagaggagagatgaagaaaacgagagagagagagagagaaatgtgtgaGGGTGGGTGAATGTACAGAGTGTAGAAGCAAAGGGGAGGGAAAGTAACAGATGGACTTGTGAGGATTAGAGGGAAATCTGTGTGGGTTTCTGATGGAAACTTACCCAAGACGATGAGAGAGTGATGAGTGAGCACAGAAGAAGGTAAAGGAAGAGAGTCTCTCCTCACGTCCCGACACTGTGAGTCTACGTTTTATTCCTATAATGATTACGAtgtgtttattgattttgtgCAAGACAAAaagttgtattattttatgAAAATCAAACTTTGCTTTACTGCGACATCATTTGTAGTGTATCAGTGTCGTACAAATGGGACCAGTTACTTATATTAACACACTTCTTCAGTACattcatgtacattttaaataacacaatGTTTGGTTATTAATGTTTACATAAAattagtttgtgtgttaaaAGCTTTATAATAAAGCCCCTTTATGCTTGCCTGTGGAACTGATGTGGACAAAGACCAAGAAATCACCACTAATATACTTTTAAACTGGTTAAATTGTTCTTAATTTAATTACTACTTCTTTTATGGAATCTAAAATGACATTTGTTCCTGTTACTGTTCtccaaatcaaatgtttttttctgtttttgtttagcttttattaataataataaatttaaagcCATAAACTTTACCCTGTAGAGTGTTAATATTACTGGTAATACTGAGTGCATTGTTTGCAGTTTGGAATATAATTTGTACAACTACCAATATAATCATGACAGTTTTAAGGTACATTTTTTAGCttgtgttttgaaaaaaaaacaacaaaaactttaGCCTGACCTGAACTAAACTGAAGAAATTGAGTGTCACTGAGGGGTCGCATTCACAAGAATTTACATACTTGTGTTCACAgtgattaaaattaaatcagttcatccttgtagacatttataaattaaagaaagatgAACAATCTCAAAACATAACATCTCCAGACATGGCTATTTCTAGTGCAGAGGCATAAAAATAATGGTTACCAAGAGCATAAAAATAATGGTTACCAAGAATGAAGCCCTGTGGTACACCACAAATGAAAGAAGCTgaggaaaatgtaataataatgacatacattattgatccccttggggaaattgcagttggacagctgccagacagcaTGTCAGCGttactacagggtttcggtgtcttgtccaaggacacctcagcaagtagccaggacGAACCGGGAATTtaaccactcaccctggggttcgcagacaactgctctaccaccaaGCCAGACTGAAAAGAAGCTGTTAGtcaaatattattaaaaccTATTTTGAGCAGATCCTTGAATGTTACAGCATTGTCATCGCTTAAAGTAAAAATCCTGTGGTCCACATCAAACGCAGTTATCTAAAACCACCAGAAAGGTAGTATGGGATAAAAGATAAGTGTAACTTCATTAG
Above is a genomic segment from Anabas testudineus chromosome 11, fAnaTes1.2, whole genome shotgun sequence containing:
- the zgc:194578 gene encoding epsin-1, encoding MTSSMLRRQLKNLVQNYSEAEVKVREATSNDPWGPSSSQMADISDLTYNVVACNEIMTMLWKRLKDDKNWRHIHKSLTLLEYLLKTGDDRVLLKMKDNIYIVKALTEYRFVEKDGKDQGVNVREKAKVVLVLMEDDEKLKEEREFARKTREKTSKGSAASSSDTIKDPNYKPCYVPGTTGLPSLDNIPSVADLTASFTARKEERLRQEAEKKEVERRAKMSEDELKWEDAGKDNGVKDNAWAGEKEEVKTDPWGASKEPKEATDPWGTPTRPDTTEAAGSSDPWGGAAKTEEDPFAAPETDEDAFAAPKNGEDPFGAPKDKEDPFAAPQDKPDPFSSSNNDPFTTPKDDPFSAPKDDPFNAPKDDPFNAPKDDPFSAPKDDPFNAPKDDPFNAPKDDPFNAPKDDPFSAPKDDPFNAPKDDPFNAPKDDPFNAPKDDPFNAPKDDPFNAPKDDPFNAPKDDPFNAPKDDPFNAPKDDPFNAPKDDPFTAPASTPPKEDPFAVPASTKDDTFTAPTTPPKEDPFSAPTKTSQDDPFAAPTTPPKEDPFSAPPKDDPFTAATTPPKGDPFSVPSSPPKDDASDPFSAPPVSSPQSGKDTWDTPARSPPATASDLWGAPVPSKETKGVDPWGDGASASSSVDNSDPFGDASKPDNDPWGAPAAAPLSADDAWGSPAPPSVSSPSNDPFGDGASKTSDPWGAPTNATTNGTGKQTQQEEEMYKKTASFLGSAGASLVDLDDLFSSDPKPKQRPLTNTLAAQTQAIGMFKARGTASGPAVRSGAVAGVSLPEGSALSGNPFGSTFAASYGAPSATFGAASPSTETPLFQQPFQTMAASQSGLNMMQSAQMPPPCSATGFIQPVSFGGSPQMGLNMSPTCGRVVQSRSAMVNPVADAYLLGTGMGQSDFFGGGHQAGVAQLGSSTSQAGVGLPLQPQLVSGNENTNPFLF